Proteins found in one Eretmochelys imbricata isolate rEreImb1 chromosome 9, rEreImb1.hap1, whole genome shotgun sequence genomic segment:
- the PFKL gene encoding ATP-dependent 6-phosphofructokinase, liver type isoform X1 produces MAAAALDLEKLRMAGAGMALAVLTSGGDAQGMNAAVRAVTRMGIYVGAKVFLIYEGYEGLVEGGENIKRANWLSVSNIIQLGGTIIGSARCKAFTTREGRLLAAHNLVQHGITNLCVIGGDGSLTGANIFRTEWGGLLEELVKDGKITKEVAKKYCNLNIVGLVGSIDNDFCGTDMTIGTDSALHRIMEVIDAITTTAQSHQRTFVLEVMGRHCGYLALVSALASGADWLFIPESPPEDGWEDFMCERLGETRSRGSRLNIIIIAEGAIDRNGKPISSSYVKDLVVQRLGFDTRVTVLGHVQRGGTPSAFDRVLSSKMGMEAVMALLEATPDTPACVVSLSGNQSVRLPLMECVQVTKEVQKAMDEKRFEEAIQLRGRSFENNWNIYKLLAHQKTAHEKTHFSLVILNVGAPAAGMNAAVRSAVRIGISQGHMVYVANDGFEGLSKGQIRQVGWHDVAGWLGRGGSMLGTKRTLPKTCMEKIVENVRKFNIHGLLVVGGFEAYEGVLQLVEARGQYEELCIVMCVIPATISNNVPGTDFSLGCDTAVNAAMESCDRIKQSASGTKRRVFIVETMGGYCGYLSTVTGIAVGADAAYVYEDPFTIHDLKANVEHLTEKMKTDIQRGLVLRNEKCHEHYTTEFLYNLYSSEGRGIFDCRINVLGHLQQGGAPTPFDRNYGTKLGVKAMLWMSEKLQQAYRKGRVFANSADSACVIGLRKKTVAFSPVMELKKVTDFEHRLPQEQWWLNLRLMLKMLANYQISLTEYISGKMEHVTRRTLSIEKGF; encoded by the exons GTATGAATGCCGCCGTCCGTGCTGTGACTCGCATGGGAATATACGTTGGAGCAAAAGTTTTCCTGATCTATGAG GGCTACGAGGGGCtggtggaaggaggagagaacaTTAAGCGAGCAAACTGGCTGAGCGTCTCGAACATCATTCAGCTG GGCGGCACAATCATTGGCAGCGCCCGCTGCAAAGCCTTCACCACGAGAGAGGGGCGCCTCCTGGCTGCCCACAACCTGGTGCAGCACGGCATCACCAACCTGTGCGTCATTGGAGGGGACGGCAGCCTGACGGGGGCCAACATCTTCCGGACAGAATGGGGCGGCCTGCTGGAGGAGCTGGTCAAAGACG GTAAGATCACCAAGGAGGTGGCTAAGAAATACTGTAACTTGAACATTGTCGGCCTGGTGGGCTCCATCGACAATGATTTCTGTGGTACCGACATGACGATCGGCACGGACTCCGCACTGCACCGCATCATGGAGGTGATCGATGCGATCACCACCACGGCCCAGAG CCACCAGCGGACCTTTGTGCTGGAGGTGATGGGCAGACACTGTGG GTACCTGGCGCTGGTGTCTGCCTTGGCCTCGGGTGCTGACTGGCTTTTCATCCCGGAGTCCCCTCCTGAGGACGGCTGGGAGGATTTCATGTGCGAGAGACTTGGGGAG ACACGCAGCAGAGGGTCCCGGCTCAACATCATCATCATCGCTGAAGGCGCCATCGACAGGAACGGCAAACCCATCTCCTCCAGCTACGTGAAGGAT CTGGTTGTCCAGCGCCTTGGCTTTGACACGCGGGTGACCGTTCTTGGCCACGTGCAGCGTGGCGGGACCCCCTCGGCGTTCGATCGCGTGCTG AGCAGTAAGATGGGAATGGAGGCCGTGATGGCGCTGCTGGAGGCCACGCCTGACACGCCCGCCTGCGTGGTGAGCCTTTCCGGGAACCAGTCTGTCCGCCTGCCCCTGATGGAGTGTGTCCAGGTG acaaaGGAAGTGCAGAAAGCGATGGATGAGAAGAGGTTCGAAGAGGCAATCCAGCTCCGGGGGAG GAGCTTTGAAAATAACTGGAACATTTACAAGCTCCTGGCACATCAGAAGACAGCCCATGAAAAG ACTCACTTCAGCCTGGTGATTCTGAATGTCGGTGCCCCGGCGGCCGGCATGAACGCAGCTGTCAGGTCGGCAGTGCGCATCGGGATCTCCCAGGGGCACATGGTCTACGTGGCAAATGATGGCTTTGAAGGCTTGTCGAAGGGGCAG ATCCGCCAGGTGGGCTGGCATGACGTAGCAGGCTGGCTGGGACGCGGCGGGTCCATGCTGGGCACGAAGCG AACTCTTCCGAAGACCTGCATGGAAAAGATCGTGGAGAACGTGCGGAAATTCAACATCcacggactccttgttgttgGAGGCTTTGAG gcgtacgagggggtgctgcagctggtCGAGGCCCGAGGGCAGTACGAGGAGCTCTGCATTGTCATGTGCGTGATCCCGGCCACCATCAGTAACAACGTGCCCGGGACCGACTTCAGCCTTGGCTGCGACACGGCCGTCAATGCTGCCATGGAG AGCTGTGACCGCATTAAGCAGTCTGCCTCTGGCACCAAGCGCCGCGTCTTCATTGTGGAGACCATGGGGGGTTACTGCGGCTACCTGTCGACAGTGACCGGCATCGCCGTGGGAGCGGACGCTGCCTATGTCTATGAGGATCCTTTCACCATTCACGACCTGAAG GCCAACGTTGAGCACTTGACTGAGAAGATGAAGACTGACATTCAGAGAGGCCTGGTGCTCCG CAACGAGAAGTGCCATGAACATTACACCACTGAGTTTCTCTACAACCTGTACTCGTCCGAGGGCAGAGGGATCTTCGACTGCAGGATCAACGTCCTGGGACACCTCCAGCAG GGCGGAGCTCCGACCCCCTTTGACCGTAACTATGGCACCAAGCTGGGGGTGAAGGCCATGCTGTGGATGTCAGAGAAGCTGCAGCAGGCTTATCGCAAGG GGCGCGTCTTTGCCAACTCAGCAGACTCAGCCTGTGTGATCGGGCTCAGGAAGAAGACGGTGGCCTTCAGCCCCGTGATGGAGCTCAAGAAAGTCACCGACTTTGA gcaCAGGCTGCCGCAGGAACAGTGGTGGCTCAATCTGCGCCTGATGCTGAAGATGTTGGCCAACTACCAGATCAGCCTGACTGAGTACATCTCCGGCAAGATGGAGCACGTCACCCGGCGCACCCTCAGCATCGAGAAGGGGTTCTAG
- the PFKL gene encoding ATP-dependent 6-phosphofructokinase, liver type isoform X2, with the protein MNAAVRAVTRMGIYVGAKVFLIYEGYEGLVEGGENIKRANWLSVSNIIQLGGTIIGSARCKAFTTREGRLLAAHNLVQHGITNLCVIGGDGSLTGANIFRTEWGGLLEELVKDGKITKEVAKKYCNLNIVGLVGSIDNDFCGTDMTIGTDSALHRIMEVIDAITTTAQSHQRTFVLEVMGRHCGYLALVSALASGADWLFIPESPPEDGWEDFMCERLGETRSRGSRLNIIIIAEGAIDRNGKPISSSYVKDLVVQRLGFDTRVTVLGHVQRGGTPSAFDRVLSSKMGMEAVMALLEATPDTPACVVSLSGNQSVRLPLMECVQVTKEVQKAMDEKRFEEAIQLRGRSFENNWNIYKLLAHQKTAHEKTHFSLVILNVGAPAAGMNAAVRSAVRIGISQGHMVYVANDGFEGLSKGQIRQVGWHDVAGWLGRGGSMLGTKRTLPKTCMEKIVENVRKFNIHGLLVVGGFEAYEGVLQLVEARGQYEELCIVMCVIPATISNNVPGTDFSLGCDTAVNAAMESCDRIKQSASGTKRRVFIVETMGGYCGYLSTVTGIAVGADAAYVYEDPFTIHDLKANVEHLTEKMKTDIQRGLVLRNEKCHEHYTTEFLYNLYSSEGRGIFDCRINVLGHLQQGGAPTPFDRNYGTKLGVKAMLWMSEKLQQAYRKGRVFANSADSACVIGLRKKTVAFSPVMELKKVTDFEHRLPQEQWWLNLRLMLKMLANYQISLTEYISGKMEHVTRRTLSIEKGF; encoded by the exons ATGAATGCCGCCGTCCGTGCTGTGACTCGCATGGGAATATACGTTGGAGCAAAAGTTTTCCTGATCTATGAG GGCTACGAGGGGCtggtggaaggaggagagaacaTTAAGCGAGCAAACTGGCTGAGCGTCTCGAACATCATTCAGCTG GGCGGCACAATCATTGGCAGCGCCCGCTGCAAAGCCTTCACCACGAGAGAGGGGCGCCTCCTGGCTGCCCACAACCTGGTGCAGCACGGCATCACCAACCTGTGCGTCATTGGAGGGGACGGCAGCCTGACGGGGGCCAACATCTTCCGGACAGAATGGGGCGGCCTGCTGGAGGAGCTGGTCAAAGACG GTAAGATCACCAAGGAGGTGGCTAAGAAATACTGTAACTTGAACATTGTCGGCCTGGTGGGCTCCATCGACAATGATTTCTGTGGTACCGACATGACGATCGGCACGGACTCCGCACTGCACCGCATCATGGAGGTGATCGATGCGATCACCACCACGGCCCAGAG CCACCAGCGGACCTTTGTGCTGGAGGTGATGGGCAGACACTGTGG GTACCTGGCGCTGGTGTCTGCCTTGGCCTCGGGTGCTGACTGGCTTTTCATCCCGGAGTCCCCTCCTGAGGACGGCTGGGAGGATTTCATGTGCGAGAGACTTGGGGAG ACACGCAGCAGAGGGTCCCGGCTCAACATCATCATCATCGCTGAAGGCGCCATCGACAGGAACGGCAAACCCATCTCCTCCAGCTACGTGAAGGAT CTGGTTGTCCAGCGCCTTGGCTTTGACACGCGGGTGACCGTTCTTGGCCACGTGCAGCGTGGCGGGACCCCCTCGGCGTTCGATCGCGTGCTG AGCAGTAAGATGGGAATGGAGGCCGTGATGGCGCTGCTGGAGGCCACGCCTGACACGCCCGCCTGCGTGGTGAGCCTTTCCGGGAACCAGTCTGTCCGCCTGCCCCTGATGGAGTGTGTCCAGGTG acaaaGGAAGTGCAGAAAGCGATGGATGAGAAGAGGTTCGAAGAGGCAATCCAGCTCCGGGGGAG GAGCTTTGAAAATAACTGGAACATTTACAAGCTCCTGGCACATCAGAAGACAGCCCATGAAAAG ACTCACTTCAGCCTGGTGATTCTGAATGTCGGTGCCCCGGCGGCCGGCATGAACGCAGCTGTCAGGTCGGCAGTGCGCATCGGGATCTCCCAGGGGCACATGGTCTACGTGGCAAATGATGGCTTTGAAGGCTTGTCGAAGGGGCAG ATCCGCCAGGTGGGCTGGCATGACGTAGCAGGCTGGCTGGGACGCGGCGGGTCCATGCTGGGCACGAAGCG AACTCTTCCGAAGACCTGCATGGAAAAGATCGTGGAGAACGTGCGGAAATTCAACATCcacggactccttgttgttgGAGGCTTTGAG gcgtacgagggggtgctgcagctggtCGAGGCCCGAGGGCAGTACGAGGAGCTCTGCATTGTCATGTGCGTGATCCCGGCCACCATCAGTAACAACGTGCCCGGGACCGACTTCAGCCTTGGCTGCGACACGGCCGTCAATGCTGCCATGGAG AGCTGTGACCGCATTAAGCAGTCTGCCTCTGGCACCAAGCGCCGCGTCTTCATTGTGGAGACCATGGGGGGTTACTGCGGCTACCTGTCGACAGTGACCGGCATCGCCGTGGGAGCGGACGCTGCCTATGTCTATGAGGATCCTTTCACCATTCACGACCTGAAG GCCAACGTTGAGCACTTGACTGAGAAGATGAAGACTGACATTCAGAGAGGCCTGGTGCTCCG CAACGAGAAGTGCCATGAACATTACACCACTGAGTTTCTCTACAACCTGTACTCGTCCGAGGGCAGAGGGATCTTCGACTGCAGGATCAACGTCCTGGGACACCTCCAGCAG GGCGGAGCTCCGACCCCCTTTGACCGTAACTATGGCACCAAGCTGGGGGTGAAGGCCATGCTGTGGATGTCAGAGAAGCTGCAGCAGGCTTATCGCAAGG GGCGCGTCTTTGCCAACTCAGCAGACTCAGCCTGTGTGATCGGGCTCAGGAAGAAGACGGTGGCCTTCAGCCCCGTGATGGAGCTCAAGAAAGTCACCGACTTTGA gcaCAGGCTGCCGCAGGAACAGTGGTGGCTCAATCTGCGCCTGATGCTGAAGATGTTGGCCAACTACCAGATCAGCCTGACTGAGTACATCTCCGGCAAGATGGAGCACGTCACCCGGCGCACCCTCAGCATCGAGAAGGGGTTCTAG